One part of the Prunus persica cultivar Lovell chromosome G5, Prunus_persica_NCBIv2, whole genome shotgun sequence genome encodes these proteins:
- the LOC18776041 gene encoding uncharacterized protein LOC18776041, whose amino-acid sequence MLKHLKFTQRLETLNPFTLLIRYCHFQSKLCFNSSSPSSCLAPPKIVENSVAILWDLDTKPPKSVSPYEAAVKLKRAASSFGLVRHMIAYANRHALNYVPQVVRERKERNRVVIRDGELNVCRVCGRRFYTNEKLLNHFKIHEREHAKRLNQIESARGSRRVKLVGKYSMKMEKYKNGARDVLTPKAGRGLADEVKRAGFWVRSVMDNPQRVDAALRNHIVDMMDHKRAECLMLVSDDSDFVDVVMEAKLRCLKTVVVGDFGDGALKRAADSGFSWNEILIGKAKKEAVSVVGKWKDRDVLKRLEWTYKPDEEQSVNSWDDEVDGESEDEEIEGIVDGVNDNLGKDVSGRWWELDSDADSSKC is encoded by the coding sequence ATGCTTAAACATCTCAAATTTACCCAAAGGTtagaaaccctaaacccatttACCCTATTGATTAGATATTGCCATTTTCAATCGAAGCTGTGTTTTAATTCTTCGAGCCCATCATCGTGTTTGGCACCCCCGAAAATTGTAGAAAACAGTGTTgcgattttatgggatttggATACCAAACCACCCAAATCAGTGTCGCCCTACGAAGCCGCCGTCAAGCTCAAGAGGGCGGCTTCGTCTTTTGGGCTCGTTCGCCATATGATAGCGTATGCGAACCGGCATGCGCTTAATTATGTTCCACAGGTTGTCAGAGAAAGGAAAGAGAGGAACAGGGTTGTGATTAGGGATGGTGAATTGAACGTTTGTAGGGTTTGCGGGAGGAGATTTTATACTAATGAGAAGCTTTTGAATCATTTCAAGATTCATGAGAGGGAGCATGCGAAGAGGTTGAACCAGATTGAGTCTGCTAGAGGGAGCAGGAGGGTGAAGCTGGTGGGCAAGTATTCAATGAAGATGGAGAAGTATAAGAACGGTGCAAGGGATGTCTTGACACCCAAGGCGGGGCGGGGTTTGGCAGACGAGGTGAAGCGTGCAGGGTTTTGGGTTCGGAGCGTGATGGATAACCCTCAGAGGGTGGATGCTGCATTGAGGAATCACATTGTGGATATGATGGATCACAAGAGAGCTGAGTGTTTGATGCTTGTGTCAGATGATTCGGATTTTGTGGATGTTGTGATGGAGGCCAAGCTGAGATGTCTCAAGACGGTGGTTGTGGGGGATTTTGGTGACGGGGCTCTGAAGAGGGCTGCGGATTCGGGGTTTTCTTGGAATGAAATTCTAATCGGGAAGGCGAAGAAGGAGGCGGTGTCAGTTGTGGGGAAATGGAAAGACCGTGATGTGTTGAAGAGATTGGAGTGGACATACAAGCCAGATGAGGAGCAAAGTGTGAATAGCTGGGATGATGAGGTTGATGGTGAAAGCGAGGATGAGGAAATTGAAGGTATTGTTGATGGAGTGAATGACAATTTAGGGAAGGATGTTAGTGGCAGATGGTGGGAGCTTGACTCTGATGCTGATTCCTCTAAATGTTGA
- the LOC18776144 gene encoding maspardin has translation MKGVYSAPGDYIYFKSQVPLHKIPIGTKQWRYYDFGPKAVPPLICLPGTAGTADVCYKQIMSLSMKGYRVISVDIPRVWNHHEWVQAFEKFLDAIDVHHIHIYGTSLGGFLAQLFAQHRPRRVRSLILSNTFLDTRSFSAAMPWAPIVSWTPSFLLKRYVLTGIRDGPHEPFIADSVDFVVSQVETLSREDLASRLTLTADAASVGPLLLTDSFITIMDTNDYSAIPQQLKDEVSERYPGARRAQLKTGGDFPFLSRPDEVNLHLQLHLRRVGVEARPDLVPGIPKGGSGGSSSEENEKKDPEDPAKDEDPANDDRGSSDNPLAESQLPHAPESSQSHSLDDQLVSNAIVCHFSNVDMMVSLHLGFLKNQHTIPTETVMRLCAEIIALQFLSFYVGSLYISLNCNRRVGQVV, from the exons ATGAAAGGCGTCTACTCGGCGCCCGGAGATTACATCTACTTCAAGTCCCAGGTCCCTCTTCACAAGATCCCA ATTGGCACAAAACAGTGGCGATACTATGATTTTGGCCCAAAAGCAGTACCTCCACTTATTTGTCTTCCCGGAACAGCAGGGACAGCTGATGTCTGCTACAAGCAGATCATGTCGTTGTCCATGAAG GGTTATCGGGTGATTTCTGTTGATATTCCACGTGTATGGAATCATCATGAGTGGGTCCAAGCATTTGAGAAATTCTTGGATGCTATCGATGTTCATCAT ATACATATTTATGGTACATCCCTTGGGGGCTTCTTGGCTCAACTTTTTGCTCAGCATCGTCCAAGACGAGTTCGATCATTGATACTATCAAACACATTTTTGGACACGCGCAGTTTCTCTGCAGCAATGCCATGGGCTCCCAT CGTTAGTTGGACCCCTTCTTTTTTGCTGAAAAGATATGTCTTGACCGGAATTCGTGATGGCCCCCATGAGCCATTTATTGCTGATTCGGTGGACTTCGTTGTTTCTCAG GTTGAAACGCTCTCAAGAGAAGACCTGGCCTCCAGGTTAACTTTAACAGCTGATGCTGCCTCAGTTGGACCTCTGTTGCTTACAGACTCATTCATTACTATAATGGAT ACAAATGACTACAGTGCGATTCCTCAACAACTCAAAGATGAAGTGAGTGAGAGGTACCCTGGTGCAAGGCGAGCACAATTGAAGACGGGGGGAGATTTTCCATTCCTTTCACGGCCAGATGAAGTAAACTTACATCTTCAG CTACATCTAAGACGGGTTGGTGTGGAGGCTCGACCTGATTTGGTTCCAGGCATTCCAAAGGGGGGTAGTGGTGGGAGTTCTAGTGAAGAGAATGAGAAAAAAGATCCAGAAGATCCAGCCAAGGATGAAGATCCAGCCAACGATGATAGGGGAAGCTCAGACAATCCTTTGGCAGAAAGTCAGCTACCTCATGCTCCAGAAAGTTCACAATCTCATAGCTTAGATGACCAGCTTGTCAGCAATGCAATAGTTTGCCATTTCAGTAATGTAGACATGATGGTTTCTTTGCATTTGGGATTCTTGAAGAATCAGCATACTATACCCACTGAAACTGTTATGCGACTTTGTGCGGAAATAATTGCTCTTCagttcctttctttttatgtGGGATCATTGTACATTAGTTTGAACTGTAATCGGAGGGTCGGACAAGTCGTGTAA
- the LOC18776067 gene encoding probable calcium-binding protein CML13 gives MGKDLSDDQVSSMKEAFTLFDTDNDGKIAPSELGILMRSLGGNPTQAQLKSIVAEENLTAPFDFPRFLALMGKHMKPEPFDRQLRDAFKVLDKDSTGFVSVSELRHILTSIGEKLEPSEFDEWIREVDVGSDGKIKYEDFIARMVAK, from the coding sequence ATGGGCAAGGATCTGAGCGACGACCAAGTATCGTCAATGAAGGAGGCATTCACTCTCTTCGACACCGACAACGACGGCAAGATCGCTCCTTCGGAACTGGGGATCCTAATGCGATCGCTCGGAGGCAACCCGACCCAGGCCCAACTCAAATCCATAGTCGCCGAGGAGAATCTCACGGCCCCCTTCGACTTCCCTCGCTTCCTCGCCCTCATGGGCAAGCACATGAAGCCCGAGCCCTTCGATCGCCAGCTCCGCGACGCCTTCAAGGTCCTCGACAAGGACTCCACCGGCTTCGTCTCGGTCTCGGAGCTCCGGCATATCCTCACCAGCATCGGCGAGAAATTGGAACCATCCGAGTTCGACGAGTGGATCCGGGAGGTCGATGTCGGGTCCGATGGGAAGATCAAATACGAGGACTTCATTGCCAGAATGGTGGCCAAATGA
- the LOC18776901 gene encoding probable LRR receptor-like serine/threonine-protein kinase At1g34110: MGLIQFLVSLFILLAFSLPPHVRGNAELEALMKLKSSLDPEDRLLKSWTKEGDPCSGLFEGVACNEHRKVANISLQGKGLYGEVSPAVAELKCLSGLYLHYNNLSGEIPKEISYLTELNDLYLNVNNLSGGIPSEIGDMTSLQVLQLCCNQLTGNIPTQMGFLKRLSVLALQHNKLTGQIPASLGDLGMLKRLDLSFNKFFGTIPAKLASVPSLEVLDIQSNSLSGVAPLDLKRLKERFQCKNNPHLCGVGFSTLRACTAFDMDKVNVDGLPLGPNITDSPPKANPKPADFKAPCSQTHCTKSTKLPQAAVVAGVISLSVTLAAAVFLALIRYRRHKQKVSNTSDPSDGRLSTDQAKDFYRKTASPLVSLEYSNGWDPLADGRNGIAFSQEYLSKYWFNMEDVESATQYFSEVNLLGRSKFSSVYKGVLRDGSLVAVRIINVTSCKSEEAEFVKGLDLLFSLRHENVVKLKGFCCSRGRGECFLIYDFIPMGNLSQYLDVEDERNQVLEWSNRVSIVNGIAKGIGYLHSSEADKPAIIHQNISVEKVLIDHHFNPYISDPGLPKLLADDVVFSTLKISAAMGYLAPEYITTGRFTEKSDVYAFGVIVLQVLSGKLQLSSSMRLAAEACRYEEFIDTNLKGKFLESEAAALAKIALVCTHELPDHRPTMQEVILELSNLRASS; the protein is encoded by the exons ATGGGTTTGATTCAGTTTCTCGTCTCTCTGTTTATTTTGCTCGCATTTTCTCTCCCACCACATGTTCGTGGAAACGCGGAGCTTGAAGCTCTGATGAAGTTGAAGTCCTCTCTGGACCCGGAAGACAGGCTTTTGAAGTCATGGACCAAAGAAGGGGACCCTTGTAGTGGCTTGTTCGAAGGCGTGGCGTGCAATGAGCACCGCAAAGTTGCCAATATTTCCTTGCAGGGGAAGGGTCTCTATGGTGAGGTCTCACCAGCAGTGGCTGAGCTCAAATGCTTGTCGGGTCTGTATCTGCACTACAACAACTTGTCAGGAGAGATTCCCAAAGAGATTTCGTATCTCACCGAACTCAATGATCTCTATCTCAACGTCAATAATCTCTCTGGGGGCATACCTTCTGAGATTGGGGACATGACTAGTCTTCAAG TTTTACAGCTGTGTTGTAACCAGCTGACGGGAAATATACCTACACAGATGGGATTTTTAAAGAGGCTAAGTGTTCTTGCTTTGCAGCACAACAAGCTAACTGGTCAAATTCCTGCAAGCTTGGGGGACTTGGGGATGCTTAAAAGGCTTGATTTGAGCTTCAATAAGTTCTTCGGTACAATTCCTGCAAAACTAGCCAGTGTTCCATCTTTGGAAGTCCTAGATATTCAAAGCAATTCTTTGTCTGGAGTTGCCCCTCTTG ATTTGAAAAGATTAAAAGAAAGATTCCAGTGCAAGAACAACCCACACCTATGTGGAGTTGGGTTTTCTACATTGAGAGCTTGCACAGCTTTTGACATGGACAAGGTGAATGTCGACGGACTACCACTTGGACCAAACATAACTGATTCTCCTCCAAAAGCCAACCCTAAGCCTGCAGATTTCAAAGCACCTTGCAGCCAGACCCATTGCACAAAGTCGACCAAACTTCCACAAGCTGCAGTTGTTGCAGGAGTTATTTCCCTCTCTGTTACTTTGGCGGCGGCAGTATTTCTGGCCCTTATCCGTTACAGGCGTCACAAACAAAAGGTTAGCAATACATCAGATCCTTCTGATGGTCGGCTTAGTACTGATCAGGCCAAGGATTTCTATAGGAAAACTGCGTCTCCACTTGTGAGTCTTGAGTACTCTAATGGATGGGATCCATTGGCTGATGGTCGAAATGGCATTGCTTTCTCCCAGGAGTATCTGAGTAAGTATTGGTTCAACATGGAAGATGTAGAGTCTGCAACACAATACTTCTCTGAGGTGAATTTATTGGGGAGGAGCAAGTTCTCTTCTGTTTACAAAGGAGTTCTAAGAGATGGTTCTCTTGTGGCTGTTAGGATTATTAATGTGACCAGCTGCAAGTCTGAAGAAGCTGAATTTGTGAAGGGACTAGACTTATTATTTTCACTGAGGCATGAAAATGTTGTCAAGCTAAAAGGCTTCTGCTGCTCTAGGGGCAGGGGTGAATGTTTTCTTATCTATGATTTCATTCCCATGGGAAACCTCTCTCAGTATCTTGATGTAGAAGATGAAAGGAACCAAGTCCTTGAGTGGTCCAATAGAGTCTCTATCGTCAACGGCATTGCAAAAG GTATTGGGTATTTACATAGCAGTGAAGCAGACAAACCTGCCATAATTCACCAAAACATATCTGTTGAGAAGGTTCTCATTGATCACCATTTTAACCCATATATTTCGGACCCTGGCCTTCCTAAGCTGCTAGCTGATGATGTTGTCTTCTCCACTCTGAAAATAAGTGCTGCCATGGGATACCTAGCTCCTGAATACATCACTACTGGTCGTTTCACTGAGAAAAGTGATGTATATGCATTTGGAGTCATTGTCCTCCAAGTTTTATCCGGAAAACTACAACTCAGTAGTTCAATGCGATTGGCTGCAGAAGCATGCAGATACGAAGAATTTATCGATACCAACCTGAAAGGGAAATTCTTAGAATCTGAAGCAGCTGCACTGGCAAAAATCGCGCTTGTATGCACCCACGAGCTTCCCGACCACAGGCCAACAATGCAGGAAGTAATTCTGGAGCTGAGTAACCTTAGAGCCAGTTCCTGA
- the LOC18777127 gene encoding putative transferase At4g12130, mitochondrial isoform X1, producing the protein MHRFKLSLRFPKSISSSYRAIHDKTQFDNAGPVASVLKSRAVVRFRGPDTVKFLQGLLTNDVRRFGEAVGEKTSTLPTPNLPTASEAPMYAALLTPQGRFLYDFFLYAPPRPDTKLDKTGSGPGPDPDEALELFADVDASVLDELLSTLKKYRLRSKVDIENVAEELYCWQRFGGNLSEKSSSVEEPEAASVGWGAGVDPAGMSASHGGPLGWQWFKDPRLDCLGFRGIFPSNTTPPLVEADKETDEQNYFLWRIENGVAEGSTEIPKGEAIPLEYNLVGLNAISFDKGCYVGQELVARTHHRGVIRKRLLPLRFVKDSGEEAEQKVAPGSEVIDSVSEKKVGTITTQLGCRGLGVLRLDEAFKGSNTLKIQGQKDIKVEAIRPHWWPAEWLQEPQHQSAAV; encoded by the exons ATGCACCGTTTCAAGCTCTCCCTGCGGTTCCCCAAATCCATTTCCTCCAGTTACAGAGCCATCCACGACAAAACCCAGTTCGATAACGCTGGGCCCGTGGCTTCGGTCCTCAAGTCCCGGGCGGTGGTCCGGTTCCGAGGTCCAGACACGGTCAAGTTTCTTCAGGGTCTGTTGACCAACGATGTACGGAGGTTCGGTGAGGCCGTGGGTGAAAAGACCTCGACTTTGCCCACGCCCAATTTGCCCACTGCGTCTGAAGCGCCCATGTACGCCGCGCTGTTGACCCCCCAGGGGAGGTTCCTGTACGATTTCTTCTTGTACGCCCCGCCCAGGCCCGATACCAAGCTTGATAAGACCGGGTCGGGACCCGGGCCCGACCCAGATGAAGCGTTGGAGCTCTTTGCGGACGTGGATGCTTCGGTTTTGGATGAGCTCTTGAGCACCTTGAAGAA ATATCGTTTGAGGTCTAAGGTTGATATCGAGAATGTGGCAGAAGAGTTATATTGCTGGCAGCGTTTTGGGGGAAACCTCTCCGAAAAATCCTCCTCTGTGGAAGAACCGGAGGCTGCTAGTGTTGGCTGGGGTGCTGGTGTTGATCCTGCAGGAATGTCAGCTTCACATGGGGGTCCTCTTGGATGGCAGTGGTTTAAGGATCCTAGATTGGATTGCCTTGGTTTTAGGGGGATCTTCCCATCTAATACTACAC cACCTTTGGTTGAAGCTGACAAAGAAACAGATGAGCAGAATTACTTTCTATGGAGAATAGAGAACGGAGTTGCAGAAGGCTCAACTGAGATCCCAAAAG GTGAGGCAATTCCTCTTGAATATAATCTGGTGGGTCTCAATGCAATTAGCTTTGACAAAGGGTGTTATGTGGGCCAAGAGCTTGTAGCTCGCACACACCACCGAGGGGTGATTCGCAAGCGCTTGCTTCCTTTAAGATTTGTGAAGGACAGTGGAGAAG AAGCGGAGCAGAAAGTTGCCCCGGGTTCCGAAGTGATTGATAGTGTATCCGAAAAGAAGGTTGGTACCATCACCACTCAACTTGGTTGTCGTGGGCTGGGTGTCTTGCGTTTGGACGAAGCCTTCAAGGGATCAAATACATTGAAAATACAAGGACAGAAAGATATAAAGGTTGAGGCTATTAGACCACATTGGTGGCCTGCCGAATGGCTTCAAGAGCCTCAACATCAAAGTGCAGCTGTTTAG
- the LOC18777127 gene encoding putative transferase At4g12130, mitochondrial isoform X2, whose product MHRFKLSLRFPKSISSSYRAIHDKTQFDNAGPVASVLKSRAVVRFRGPDTVKFLQGLLTNDVRRFGEAVGEKTSTLPTPNLPTASEAPMYAALLTPQGRFLYDFFLYAPPRPDTKLDKTGSGPGPDPDEALELFADVDASVLDELLSTLKKYRLRSKVDIENVAEELYCWQRFGGNLSEKSSSVEEPEAASVGWGAGVDPAGMSASHGGPLGWQWFKDPRLDCLGFRGIFPSNTTPPLVEADKETDEQNYFLWRIENGVAEGSTEIPKGEAIPLEYNLVGLNAISFDKGCYVGQELVARTHHRGVIRKRLLPLRFVKDSGEAEQKVAPGSEVIDSVSEKKVGTITTQLGCRGLGVLRLDEAFKGSNTLKIQGQKDIKVEAIRPHWWPAEWLQEPQHQSAAV is encoded by the exons ATGCACCGTTTCAAGCTCTCCCTGCGGTTCCCCAAATCCATTTCCTCCAGTTACAGAGCCATCCACGACAAAACCCAGTTCGATAACGCTGGGCCCGTGGCTTCGGTCCTCAAGTCCCGGGCGGTGGTCCGGTTCCGAGGTCCAGACACGGTCAAGTTTCTTCAGGGTCTGTTGACCAACGATGTACGGAGGTTCGGTGAGGCCGTGGGTGAAAAGACCTCGACTTTGCCCACGCCCAATTTGCCCACTGCGTCTGAAGCGCCCATGTACGCCGCGCTGTTGACCCCCCAGGGGAGGTTCCTGTACGATTTCTTCTTGTACGCCCCGCCCAGGCCCGATACCAAGCTTGATAAGACCGGGTCGGGACCCGGGCCCGACCCAGATGAAGCGTTGGAGCTCTTTGCGGACGTGGATGCTTCGGTTTTGGATGAGCTCTTGAGCACCTTGAAGAA ATATCGTTTGAGGTCTAAGGTTGATATCGAGAATGTGGCAGAAGAGTTATATTGCTGGCAGCGTTTTGGGGGAAACCTCTCCGAAAAATCCTCCTCTGTGGAAGAACCGGAGGCTGCTAGTGTTGGCTGGGGTGCTGGTGTTGATCCTGCAGGAATGTCAGCTTCACATGGGGGTCCTCTTGGATGGCAGTGGTTTAAGGATCCTAGATTGGATTGCCTTGGTTTTAGGGGGATCTTCCCATCTAATACTACAC cACCTTTGGTTGAAGCTGACAAAGAAACAGATGAGCAGAATTACTTTCTATGGAGAATAGAGAACGGAGTTGCAGAAGGCTCAACTGAGATCCCAAAAG GTGAGGCAATTCCTCTTGAATATAATCTGGTGGGTCTCAATGCAATTAGCTTTGACAAAGGGTGTTATGTGGGCCAAGAGCTTGTAGCTCGCACACACCACCGAGGGGTGATTCGCAAGCGCTTGCTTCCTTTAAGATTTGTGAAGGACAGTGGAGAAG CGGAGCAGAAAGTTGCCCCGGGTTCCGAAGTGATTGATAGTGTATCCGAAAAGAAGGTTGGTACCATCACCACTCAACTTGGTTGTCGTGGGCTGGGTGTCTTGCGTTTGGACGAAGCCTTCAAGGGATCAAATACATTGAAAATACAAGGACAGAAAGATATAAAGGTTGAGGCTATTAGACCACATTGGTGGCCTGCCGAATGGCTTCAAGAGCCTCAACATCAAAGTGCAGCTGTTTAG
- the LOC18777997 gene encoding uncharacterized protein LOC18777997: MKLIWSPENATKAYIDTVRSCEVFHESGVAELISAMAAGWNAEFIVETWSQGGVTATSIGLEIASRHTCGRHVCVVPDEQSRSEFVAAMKEAGMAPEVLVGEPEEVMAGLVGIDFLVVDSKRKDFARVLRQARLSPRGAVLVCKNANSRSASSFRWRSVVDCGSRRVVRSVFLPVGKGLDMAHVSSSGGNLGSSKGENRWVKHFDQQSGEEHVIRK, translated from the exons ATGAAGCTGATTTGGTCTCCTGAGAATGCAACCAAGGCCTACATCGACACCGTTCGATCT TGTGAGGTTTTTCATGAATCTGGGGTTGCAGAGCTCATTTCAGCCATGGCTGCCGGGTGGAACGCAGAGTTCATCGTTGAGACATGGTCGCAAGGAGGGGTCACTGCAACAAGCATCGGGCTTGAAATCGCCAGCCGCCACACGTGCGGACGGCACGTGTGTGTAGTCCCAGATGAGCAGTCAAGGTCAGAATTTGTGGCAGCAATGAAAGAGGCAGGGATGGCTCCGGAGGTTCTTGTTGGGGAGCCAGAGGAGGTGATGGCCGGGCTTGTGGGGATAGATTTTCTGGTGGTGGATTCTAAGCGCAAAGactttgctagggttttgaggCAGGCAAGGCTGAGCCCTAGGGGCGCAGTTTTGGTGTGCAAAAATGCTAATTCAAGAAGTGCTTCTAGTTTCAGATGGAGAAGTGTTGTTGATTGTGGGTCAAGACGTGTGGTTAGGTCTGTGTTTTTGCCTGTAGGGAAGGGTCTGGATATGGCTCATGTGTCTAGCAGTGGAGGGAATTTAGGGTCAAGCAAGGGGGAGAATAGATGGGTTAAGCATTTTGATCAACAATCTGGGGAAGAACATGTTATCAGAAAGTGA